CGGATGAAGGACGGCGCCCTGCTGGTCAACATGGCCCGTGGTGGCGTGGTCGACACCCCCGCGCTGCTCGCCGAGCTGCACGCGGAGCGGCTGACCGCGGCCGTCGACGTGGTCGACACCGAGCCGCTGCCCGCCGACAGCCCCTGGTGGGACGCCCCCGGCCTGCTGGTGAGCCCGCACGTCGGTGGCGCCTCGTCGGCGATGTGGCCCCGTGCCCACCGGCTGGTGGCCGAGCAGCTGCGCCGCTACGCCGCGGGCGAGCCTCTCCACCACCAGATGACGGGCGCCTACTGACCGCGACCGCACGCCCGTAGGATCGGCCCCGTGCCAGGCCGGATCCGTGACGACAGCATCGCCGAGGTGCGCGAGAAGGCCCGGATCGACGAGGTCGTCTCCCAGTACGTCACGCTCCGCAACGCCGGCGGCGGCTCCATGAAGGGGCTGTGCCCCTTCCACGACGAGAAGTCGCCCTCGTTCCACGTCACGCCGAGTCGAGGATTCTTCCACTGCTTCGGCTGCCAGGAGGGCGGTGACGTCATCACCTTCTTGATGAAGATCGACGGCCTGTCCTTCGGCGAGGCCGTCGAGCGGCTGGCCGACAAGTCCGGCGTGCAGCTCCAGCGCGAGGAGGGCGACGCGCGCGAGGAGCGTCCCAAGGGCCCGCCGCGCAACCGGTTGGTCGAGGCGCACCGGCACGCGCAGGAGTTCTACGCCGACCAGCTCGCCTCGCCCGACGCCCTCGTGGCGCGCCAGTTCCTGGCCCAGCGGGGCTTCGACCAGGCCGCGGCGGAGACCTTCGGCATCGGCTTCGCACCGCGCGGGGGTGAGGTGCTCTACCGGCACCTGCAGCAGAAGGGCTTCTCGGTCGAGGAGCTCACCGTCGCCGGCCTCGTGGCGGTGGGGCGCTCGCCGTACGACAAGTTCCGCGGCCGGCTGCTGTGGCCGATCCGCGAGCCCAGTGGCGAGACCATCGGCTTCGGCGCGCGGCGGATCTTCGACGACGACCGCATCGAGGCGAAGTACCTCAACACCGCCGAGACACCGATCTACAAGAAGAGCCACGTGCTCTACGGCATCGACCTGGCCCGGCGTGAGATCGGTCGTTCCAGCCAGGCCGTGATCGTCGAGGGCTACACCGACGTGATGGCCTGCCACCTCTCGGGTGTCGGCACCGCCGTGGCCACCTGCGGCACCGCCTTCGGAGACGACCACGCCCGGGTGCTGCGCCGCTTCCTCCACGACCACGAGGAGTTCCGCGGGGAGGTCATCTTCACCTTCGACGGCGACTCCGCAGGTCAGAAGGCGGCGCTGCGGGCCTTCGACGGCGACCAGAACTTCGTGTCCCAGACCTACGTCGCCGTCGAGCCGTCGGGCATGGACCCGTGCGAGCTGCGGATGTCGACCGACGACCTGGCGACGGGTGAGGCGGCCGTGCGCGAGCTCGTGGCCCGCCGGGTGCCGCTCTACCGCTTCGTCGTCGGCAACATCATCGGCAAGTACGACCTCGACCGTGCCGACGGCCGGATCGACGCCATGCGTGAGGCGGCCAAGGTCGTGGCGTCGGTGCGTGACCAGTCGAAGGTGACCGCGTTCGCCCAGGAGATCTCCCGGATGATCGGCGCCGACATCGACCCCAACGCGGTGCTCGCGGAGATCCGACGCGCGAAGGGGCGCCCCGCCACCGCGGCGCCCACCGCCCCGGCCCCGCCGAAACCCCGCGCCGCGGGACCCGACCTGCGCGACCCCCGCTTCCGGCTCGAGCGCGAGCTGCTCAAGCTCGTGGTGCAGCGTCCGATGACCATCGGCCGGCGCAGCAGCGAGATCGGCCCCGACGACTTCACCCACCCCGTCTACCGGGCCATCTGGGAGGTCGTCGCGCAGCTGGGCGGGCCCGGTGCCGGCAACGGCGACCCGGCCTGGGCGCAGAAGCTGCGGGACGGGGCGAGCGACCCCGAGGTGACCTCGGCGATCTCGGCGCTGGCCGTGGAGCCGCTGCTCACGCCCAAGGAGCCCGACGCGGCGTACGTCAACCACCACATGGTCCGGCTGCTGGAGCTGACCGCTGCTCGCCGCATCGAGGGCGTGAAGTCCAGGCTCCAGCGCACCAACCCGGTGGAGGACCCCGACAGCTACAACCGCATGTTCGGTGAGCTCGCGGCGCTCGAGCAGCACCGGCGGGCGTTGCGCGACCAGCTGGTCGCGGGCGAGGCGGCGCACTGATGCCCCGGATGCCTCGCCCGGGCGCCGTCCGTGACCGGCACGGGCTCACCCTGCCCCGCGGTGAACGGGTGCTGGCCTGGGCCCGTGCAGCCGACGGCTCGGTCGTCGCCGGCTCGCGCGATGCCCTGCACGCCGCCGAGCCCGACGGAGGGACCCTGCGGATCGCCTGGGAGCAGGTCGAGGCCGCCGACTGGGACCAGGACACCGGGGTGCTGAGGGTCAGTGAGGTCGGTGCCTGGGGGAGTGCCCGACCCGAGCACGCCTGGACCTTCGAGGACACCGGCCGGCTGTTGGAGCTGGTGCGCGAGAGGGTCACGGCCAGTGTCCTGTTCCAGCGCCACGTGCCCGTCGCCGGTCGCCGCGGCCTGCGGGTCATCGCCCGCCGCGCGCCCTCCGGTGCGGCGCCGGTCCAGTGGGTCTACGAGTACGACGAGGGCCTGGATCCCGACGATCCGACCGTGCGTGCGAGCGCTGCCGCTGCCCTGGCACAGGCCCGTGAACAGCTCGGCGAGCTCTGAGCCACCTCGATTTCACCGGCGTCTGGGCGCCTTGCTAGTGTGTGCGCGCTGCACCGATCCCCTGTAGCTCAACTGGCAGAGCATTCGGCTGTTAACCGGAGGGTTGTTGGTTCGAGTCCAACCGGGGGAGCAGAGAGAGGGCCGCTGACCACCAGGTCAGCGGCCCTCTGCCGTTCCAGCACGTCCGGACCCGCCCGCGGCCCGCGGATCGCCTCGAAGTACGCTCGCCGACGCGTCGCGGCCCGCCCGCGCGCGGGGCGGTAGCTCAGTCGGTCAGAGCAGAGGACTCATAATCCTTGGGTCGTGGGTTCGAGCCCCACCCGCCCTACTCCGAGGGCTCGGGCAGGTCCTCGGGCAGCTCGCAGTCCACCTTCGGGTTGACGCCCATGTAGTTGAGCGGGCCGGCGAGGACCGTGAGCGCGGTGTCGCCGAAGCTCTTGCAGCTCACCTCGCGGTCGTCGCCGAAGTACCCCCGCTGCAGGGCGGCCACGAAGCCGATGACCAGCCAGATCGCCAGCAGGATCCCCACGATGCTGCTTCCACCTCGTCGCATGTCTGACCTCCTCGCCGCCCTCGGTGGCGGCACTCGTCGTGTGCGTTCCCCCGTCGTCTACCCGCTGCGCCGCGTCCCACCCTCACCCCCTCGTGCCCCGCGGGTGGCCAGACAGCGCAGAATGGGCCGCATGCTGGCCGTCCCCAAGTACGGGTTCGTCGTCCTCGCGGTCCCGAAGTCGGGGTCCACCGCCCTCGAAGCGGCCTTCATCAAGCACGCGCAGCTGGTGACCTCGGGCCCGCCGTCGCTCAAGCACGTGACGGCGCGTGAGTTCGGCGAGAGGTTCGTCCCGCTCCTGGAGCAGCACGGGTACGCCCGAGCCGACTACGAGGTCACCGCGCTGGTCCGCGAGCCGGTGTCCTGGCTGGCCTCCTGGTGGCGCTACCGCTCCCGGCCGGGCATCGCGGGCAAGCGGACCTACGTCGGGGACCTCGGTTTCGACGAGTTCGTGGGCCGGGTGGTCACCGGGGAGATCCGGCTCCGTCCGCAGTGTGACTACGTGACCTCCCCCGACGGTCGGCTGGCCGTGGACCGGCTGTGGCGCTACGAGGACCTCGACACGGCCTTCGAGTGGATGCGCCTGAAGGTGGGGAAGAAGAAGATCAAGCTGCCCCAGCGCAACGTCTCACCGGCCCGCGAGCACGAGGTGACCGCCTCGACGCGCGACCTGATCGAGGAGGCCTACGCCGCCGACCTCGCGCTCTACCGCTCGTTGGGGTGATATTTTCGCGCCGCGCGGCCGATCGGCCCGCCTCGTCCCTGCGCGCAGAGAGGCTCCCCGTGACCGACCCGGTCGATCCCGCGACGGAGCCGCGCACACCCCGCACGGGTCGGCGCAGGGCGACCACGAGGAGACAGGCACGGCGGGCCCGCCGCGCCGCACCGGCCGCAGCCCCGTCCCCGCCCCGGTCTCCCGAGCCCCGGCCGATCGAGCACCGGCCCACCGAGCACCGGCCCCCCGGTCATCGGGCCCGACGGCGTGCCTGGCGCCGCGCCGCCGGGCTCCCCGGCACCCTGGCCGTCACCTTCCTCGGAGCCCTCGTGCCCGGCGGTGGCTTCCTGTGGACCGGACGTCGCCTGCTCGGCGTCCTGGTGCTGCTGCCCACGCTCGCGCTGGCCGGCTTCTCGGCGTGGTACGCCGCCCGCGACCTCGATGCCGCACTCGACCTCGTCCTCGACCCGACCCGGCTCAAGGTCGCGGCCGGCGTCATCGTGTCGGCGCTCGCGGTGTGGGCGCTGATCGTCTACCTGACCTACCGGCAGGTCCGGCCCCTCCAGCGTCGCGCCTGGACCACGCTGGTGGGTCATGCCTTCGTCCTCGCCCTGGTCGGCGTGGTGGGGGCGCCCTTCGCGGTGGCCGCGCGCTACGCGACGGTGCAGGCCGACCTGGTCGAGACGGTCTTCAGCGACAACGAGACCTCCACGACCCCACGTGACGTCACGCCCGCGGACCCGTGGGGCGGCCGCGAGCGCGTCAACGTGCTGCTCCTGGGAGGGGACGGCGGGGAGGGGCGCGACGGCGTCCGCACCGACACCGTCATCCTGGTGAGCATCGACACCACGTCGGGCAAGACCGTGATGTTCAGCCTCCCGCGCAACATGATGAACGCCCAGTTCCCCGAGGACAGCCCCCTGCACGACCTCTACCCGGTGGGCTTCACCGGCTACGGCGACCCCGGGTCGTACATGCTCAACGCGATCTACCGCAACGTCCCCGCGCTACATCCCGGCGTGCTGGGGGAGAGCACCAACGAGGGTGCCGACGCGATCAAGCAGGCGGTCGGCGGCAGCCTCGGCATCGGGGTCGACTACTACGTGCTGGTCAACCTCAAGGGCTTCCAGGAGATCGTCGACGCGATCGGCGGCATCACCGTCAACGTCAACACCAGGGTGGCCATCAACGGCAACACCGACGCCGGGATCCCGCCGACCGGCTGGATCGAGCCCGGCCCGGACCAGACCCTCGACGGCTTCCACGCCCTGTGGTTCGCGCGCGGGCGCTACGGCAGCGACGACTACCAGCGCATGGACCGGCAGCGCTGCGCCGTCGCCGCGATCATCGAGGCCGCCGACCCGATGACCCTGGTGCGCCGCTACACCGCGCTCGCCGCGGCCGGCAAGGAGGTCGTCTACTCCGACATCCCGCAGAGCCTGCTCCCCGCGTTCGCGGGCCTGGCGCTGCAGATGAAGGACGCCAAGGTCCGCTCGGTCGTGTTCAAGACCAGCGAAAAGTTCTTCTCCGGCGACCCCGACTTCGACTACCTCCGCGACACCGTCGCCAAGGCGATCGACCCGCCCGGGACCCGCCGCAAGAAGGACGACCCCGCGCGCCCGAAGAACACCGCGAACTCCTGCGCCTACGACCCTGCCTGAGCCTGGTAGCCCGCCTGGTACGCCGCCAGCGCCTGCCGCCCGCGATCCAGCGCCTCGGCCACCTCGTCGAGCAGCTCGGCGGCCCCCTCGGTCGTGCCGCCGTCGGCGATGGCCTCGAGCTGGCGCACCGCCTCGCCGGCGTAGGTGACACCGAGGTTCAACGCCCCGCCGGCGAGCCGGTGGGAGGACTGGCGCAGTGCCGTCGCGTCACCGGCCCCGATGGCCTCCCGCATCTGCTCCAGGCCGCTCACGCTGTTGTGCATGAAGTTCCCGATGGCCCTGTCGAGGTAGGCGGTGCTGTCGGGGTCGAGGTCCAGCAGCATCTCGAGCCGTTCGGTGTCGAGGCCCTCGAGCACGTCGACGGGCTGGTCCTCGGTCGTCACAGGAGCCTCCGGGGTCGGGGTGTCATCCACAGCAGTGCCTTCCAGCCAGTGCGACAGCGTCGCCGCGAGTGCCGCCGGGTCGACGGGCTTGGTGAGGTAGTCGTCCATGCCGGAGGCCAGGCAGCGTTCCCGCTCGCCCTCGATCGCGGCCGCGGTCATCGCGATGACGGGCACGCGCTCGCCGGTCTCGCGCTCGCGGATCTCCCGGGTGGCGGCGTACCCGTCGAGCACGGGCATCTGGACGTCCATCAGGACGGCGTCCCAGCCGCCCTCGGCCCAGGCGTCCACCCCCGCACGCCCGTCGTCGACGATGCGGTGCTCGTAGCCCAGGAAGTCCAAGATGCCGCCGGCGACCATCTGGTTCACCGGGTTGTCCTCCACCACCAGGATCCGGCGGCCGGTGGGGCCGGGCTGCGGCTGGTCCTCTGCCGGTGGCGCGGGGACGGCATCGCCCCCGAGGAGGTCGACGACGGCCGAGCGCAGGACTCCCGAGGGTGCCGGCTTGACCAGCAGGTCGTCGATGCCGGCGTCGCGGACCTGCGCCTCGGTCAGCTGGGTCATCGACGTGAGCATCAGCAGTCGCAGCGACGCACCGGCCTCGCCGGCGCGCAGCTGGTGCGCCAGCCAGATGCCGTCGTGCCCGGGCATGGCCATGTCCAGCAGGACGGCCTCGAAGGGGTGACCGCGCTCGGCTGCGGTGGCCACCGCGGCGAGGGCCTCGTCGGCGGAGTCGACGGCGACGGCACGGACGCCCCACCAGCCGAGCTGCTCGGCCAGGATGGTCCGGTTGTGGGGGTTGTCGTCGACGACGAGCATCCGGCGCCCCGAGAGCACCTCGCGGGCGTGGGCGTCGGCGGAGTCGTCGATCTCGCCGGCCGAGGGCTCCAGCAGCACGCTGAAGGTGAAGACGGCGCCGCCCCCGGGGTTGTCGCTGTAGCTGATCGTGCCGCCCATCGCCTGGACGATCTCCCGGCAGATCGCCAGGCCGAGACCCGTGCCGCCGTACACGCGCGTGGTGGAGGTGTCGGCCTGGGTGAAGGGGTCGAACAGACCGGGCACCTTGGCCGCAGGGACGCCGATGCCGGTGTCGCTGACCGAGACCCGGAGGTAGGTCCGCTGGTCGGGCCCCGGCTCGGCCGTGGCCCGGACGACGACCTCGCCCCGCTCGGTGAACTTGATGGCGTTGGAGACCAGGTTCGTGAGCACCTGGGAGAGCCGGGTCGGGTCCCCGGCGAGCATCTGCGGCACCTCGGGGGCACAGGAGACGACCAGCTCCAGTCCGCGGGACCGGGCCGACTCGCCCAGCACCCCGGCGACCTGCTCGACGACCTCGCGCACCTCGAAGTCAAGGATCTCCAGCTCCAGTCGGCCGGCCTCGATCTTGGAGAAGTCCAAGATGTCGTTCAGGACGCCGAGCAGGGCCCGGCTGGCGACCTGGACGCCCGTGGCCAGCCGCTGCTGGTCGGCGTCGAGCGCCGTGCGCATCAGCAGGTCGTTGAGGCCGATCACGCCGTTGAGCGGGGTGCGGATCTCGTGGCTCATCGTGGCCAGGAAGTCCGACTTCATCCGTGAGGCCTCCATGGCCTCGTCGCGTGCCTTCTCGAGCTCGGCAGCAGTCCGCTCGCGCCAGGCGACCAGCGCCATCTGGGCAGCGACGTGGTCGACCATCTGCTCGATCATCGCGTGCCGGAGGAGCGGCGGGGCCGAGGTGATGGTGATGACCGCCAGGGCCTCGTCGCCCAGCAGGACCGGGAAGCCGATCGTGAGCCGGGCGTCGTCCCACACGGGCTCGCGCTGGGTCAGCACCCGACGGGCCAGCCGCAGCTCCGCCCGGTCGCGGGTCGGGTCGGGAGCCTCACCGGGGACGACGATCGGCACGAGGTCCTCGCCGTCGACCCAGAAGCCCCGGGCGCGCTCCCAGTCGTCGTGGAGCAGCACGAGGTCCCGGGCGCGCAGCAGCAGCTCATCGAGGCTCGACGCGGCGTTGGCGGCGCTGGCGACGGCCTGCATCAGGGTGTTCTGCGCGACCTGGTCCTCCAGGGCGAACCGGGTCTCCTGGACCTCGTTGACGTCCTGCAGGGTGCCCGACATCAGCAGCCGACCGTCGCGGTCGAGGTGGACGACACCGCGTCCGCGGGTCCACATCCACTGGTCCTGCGCCTGCACCCGCACGATCACGTCGAAGGTGCCCTGCTCGGCGATGGCGGCCTCGACCCTGGACTCGACCATGGCCTGGTCGTCGGGGTGCACCTGGCCGAGGAAGCGCTCGTAGCTCCACGGCTCCTCGGCGCTGGAGGAGCCGAACATCGAGTCCACCTCGACCGAGCCGGTGATGGTGTCGGTCGTGAGGTCCCACTCCCAGCTGCCGACCCTGGCGATGCGCTGGGCCTCCGCCAGGTTGCGCCGACTGGTGCGCAGGGCCTCGACCATGTCGCGGCGCGAGGTGTAGTCGCTGAAGGAGAGACACAGCCCGGGGCGCCCGGGCTCGATGTCGAGCAGGGACTCACGCACGAGGCACCACATGGCCGTGCCGTCCGCGCGGATCATCTGGACCTCGACCTGGTCCGGCTCGAGCCCGTGCTCGCGCACCTGGCGCAGGTGCTCGGCCAGCTGGATCTTGCCGAGGTCGTCGAGGGAGTCGAACATCGAGACCGAGGTCATCTCGCCCGGCGCGACGCCGTACATCGCGGCCATCGCGGGGTTCGTGTAGGCGGTGCGGCCGTGCAGGTCGATGACCCAGATCCCGTCGGGTGACCCTTCGACCACGCCACGGTAGAGCCCCGACAGGTCCACGTCCCACCTCCCGACCCCGATGCCGGCCGCGACACCGGCCCGGTGGCACCACCCTAGGCCGACAGGGTGGTGCCTGTGCGTGAACGACTCAGATCTCCCGGCCACCGGAGATCAGCAGGGCACCGTCCTCCTGCTGCTCCAGGGTCAGCTCGATGGTCTCGGTGCGTCTGGTCCCGTTGCGCAGCACGTAGCTGTACTCGTAGGTCACCGTCCCCGCC
This genomic window from Nocardioides marinus contains:
- the dnaG gene encoding DNA primase, which gives rise to MPGRIRDDSIAEVREKARIDEVVSQYVTLRNAGGGSMKGLCPFHDEKSPSFHVTPSRGFFHCFGCQEGGDVITFLMKIDGLSFGEAVERLADKSGVQLQREEGDAREERPKGPPRNRLVEAHRHAQEFYADQLASPDALVARQFLAQRGFDQAAAETFGIGFAPRGGEVLYRHLQQKGFSVEELTVAGLVAVGRSPYDKFRGRLLWPIREPSGETIGFGARRIFDDDRIEAKYLNTAETPIYKKSHVLYGIDLARREIGRSSQAVIVEGYTDVMACHLSGVGTAVATCGTAFGDDHARVLRRFLHDHEEFRGEVIFTFDGDSAGQKAALRAFDGDQNFVSQTYVAVEPSGMDPCELRMSTDDLATGEAAVRELVARRVPLYRFVVGNIIGKYDLDRADGRIDAMREAAKVVASVRDQSKVTAFAQEISRMIGADIDPNAVLAEIRRAKGRPATAAPTAPAPPKPRAAGPDLRDPRFRLERELLKLVVQRPMTIGRRSSEIGPDDFTHPVYRAIWEVVAQLGGPGAGNGDPAWAQKLRDGASDPEVTSAISALAVEPLLTPKEPDAAYVNHHMVRLLELTAARRIEGVKSRLQRTNPVEDPDSYNRMFGELAALEQHRRALRDQLVAGEAAH
- a CDS encoding LCP family protein: MPGGGFLWTGRRLLGVLVLLPTLALAGFSAWYAARDLDAALDLVLDPTRLKVAAGVIVSALAVWALIVYLTYRQVRPLQRRAWTTLVGHAFVLALVGVVGAPFAVAARYATVQADLVETVFSDNETSTTPRDVTPADPWGGRERVNVLLLGGDGGEGRDGVRTDTVILVSIDTTSGKTVMFSLPRNMMNAQFPEDSPLHDLYPVGFTGYGDPGSYMLNAIYRNVPALHPGVLGESTNEGADAIKQAVGGSLGIGVDYYVLVNLKGFQEIVDAIGGITVNVNTRVAINGNTDAGIPPTGWIEPGPDQTLDGFHALWFARGRYGSDDYQRMDRQRCAVAAIIEAADPMTLVRRYTALAAAGKEVVYSDIPQSLLPAFAGLALQMKDAKVRSVVFKTSEKFFSGDPDFDYLRDTVAKAIDPPGTRRKKDDPARPKNTANSCAYDPA
- a CDS encoding response regulator, with translation MDLSGLYRGVVEGSPDGIWVIDLHGRTAYTNPAMAAMYGVAPGEMTSVSMFDSLDDLGKIQLAEHLRQVREHGLEPDQVEVQMIRADGTAMWCLVRESLLDIEPGRPGLCLSFSDYTSRRDMVEALRTSRRNLAEAQRIARVGSWEWDLTTDTITGSVEVDSMFGSSSAEEPWSYERFLGQVHPDDQAMVESRVEAAIAEQGTFDVIVRVQAQDQWMWTRGRGVVHLDRDGRLLMSGTLQDVNEVQETRFALEDQVAQNTLMQAVASAANAASSLDELLLRARDLVLLHDDWERARGFWVDGEDLVPIVVPGEAPDPTRDRAELRLARRVLTQREPVWDDARLTIGFPVLLGDEALAVITITSAPPLLRHAMIEQMVDHVAAQMALVAWRERTAAELEKARDEAMEASRMKSDFLATMSHEIRTPLNGVIGLNDLLMRTALDADQQRLATGVQVASRALLGVLNDILDFSKIEAGRLELEILDFEVREVVEQVAGVLGESARSRGLELVVSCAPEVPQMLAGDPTRLSQVLTNLVSNAIKFTERGEVVVRATAEPGPDQRTYLRVSVSDTGIGVPAAKVPGLFDPFTQADTSTTRVYGGTGLGLAICREIVQAMGGTISYSDNPGGGAVFTFSVLLEPSAGEIDDSADAHAREVLSGRRMLVVDDNPHNRTILAEQLGWWGVRAVAVDSADEALAAVATAAERGHPFEAVLLDMAMPGHDGIWLAHQLRAGEAGASLRLLMLTSMTQLTEAQVRDAGIDDLLVKPAPSGVLRSAVVDLLGGDAVPAPPAEDQPQPGPTGRRILVVEDNPVNQMVAGGILDFLGYEHRIVDDGRAGVDAWAEGGWDAVLMDVQMPVLDGYAATREIRERETGERVPVIAMTAAAIEGERERCLASGMDDYLTKPVDPAALAATLSHWLEGTAVDDTPTPEAPVTTEDQPVDVLEGLDTERLEMLLDLDPDSTAYLDRAIGNFMHNSVSGLEQMREAIGAGDATALRQSSHRLAGGALNLGVTYAGEAVRQLEAIADGGTTEGAAELLDEVAEALDRGRQALAAYQAGYQAQAGS